A genomic window from Anthocerotibacter panamensis C109 includes:
- a CDS encoding CPBP family intramembrane glutamic endopeptidase, translating to MNLAPLLLVLVFLVATVVLWLPIGVLLLGRRGWQWGAFTFAEKLQWVLSLYLVIPPVLWGLAEYLGLSFARSGFYGLRVDLTGGVQLLAGLGLGLLGLVVLFGGEVLLGWAQWKHPSVALGLIGSALGVGIGVGAVEELLFRGFMVQAFLPYGLWGAALLSSAIFALLHLIWEPAGTRCHALFQLPGLGLMGLVLVWAVILADGSLNLAWGLHAGWVWGMTVLDTAGALDYPGQTPAWVTGIGGKPLAGMLGLGFLGLTAATLWAVHWYVG from the coding sequence GTGAATCTCGCGCCCCTGCTGCTGGTCCTTGTCTTTTTGGTCGCCACTGTGGTCCTATGGCTACCGATTGGGGTGTTGCTGTTAGGGCGCAGGGGCTGGCAGTGGGGGGCGTTTACCTTTGCTGAGAAGTTGCAGTGGGTTTTGAGTCTGTATCTGGTGATCCCTCCAGTTCTGTGGGGGTTGGCGGAGTATTTGGGCTTGTCTTTTGCTCGCTCTGGTTTCTATGGTCTACGGGTAGACCTGACCGGGGGTGTACAACTGTTGGCAGGATTGGGATTGGGCTTGTTGGGCTTGGTGGTCCTTTTCGGCGGGGAGGTGCTCTTGGGTTGGGCGCAGTGGAAGCATCCTTCGGTTGCCCTGGGTCTCATTGGTTCGGCGTTGGGCGTTGGGATCGGCGTCGGGGCGGTTGAGGAATTGCTGTTTCGGGGTTTTATGGTTCAGGCGTTCCTCCCCTATGGTCTATGGGGCGCGGCGCTACTCAGTAGTGCGATTTTTGCGCTCCTGCACCTCATCTGGGAACCGGCGGGCACCCGTTGCCATGCGCTGTTTCAACTGCCGGGGTTGGGCCTGATGGGGCTGGTCCTGGTCTGGGCGGTAATCCTGGCGGATGGGAGCCTCAATTTGGCCTGGGGTTTGCACGCTGGGTGGGTGTGGGGGATGACCGTCCTCGACACGGCTGGAGCACTTGATTATCCGGGGCAGACACCGGCTTGGGTGACGGGGATCGGCGGGAAACCCCTCGCAGGAATGTTGGGATTGGGCTTCTTAGGGCTCACGGCTGCTACACTTTGGGCAGTGCACTGGTATGTAGGCTAA
- a CDS encoding DNA gyrase/topoisomerase IV subunit A, which produces MPTPTPHGQIVSTSLQSEMQRSYLEYAMSVIVGRALPDVRDGLKPVHRRILFAMHELGLAPDRPFRKCARVVGDVLGKYHPHGDTAVYDALVRLAQDFSSRYPLIEGHGNFGSLDNDPPAAMRYTESRLSPIAAEALLLDVGEPIVSFQSNFDDSGQEPSILPARLPFLLLNGANGIAVGMATNIPPHNLGEVVDGLVALIDQPESSLEQLMAHIPGPDFPTGGEIVGTDAILDAYRTGRGTITVRGLMELETLRERARSKQALVIRSLPYQVSIEALTVKIADLVNDERITGISDLRNESNRSGVRIVLELKRDANLEQIRTQLYRLTPLQENFGIIQLALVNGKPQLLGLKELLQHFLDFRLETLTRRLSHDLEQAEQKVHLLEGLQIVMGELPRVVQLLLEAEDSPRALVALQEQFQLSPAQAENVLQMPLRRLTRYDRRHIEEELQRWQKQVRDLTTLLSDRKKLLNFLKKELLQLKKKFADERRTLLTQAQVTLPKEADLIVDSPCLIQYSRSGYIRRFALPTRSKTRTEDTLQVHRGRTFSELVVLTTTGRAYRLKFHAIPENKSKGALLANLLNTQDPILMTLGLDSYEDQQLVLLTAQGNVKKIPLNELANLTTRGLTIMRLNNEDRLVDCVQAVPGKQILIATRSGRLVRFPYDNMQIPQKGLTSGGVLGVQLGKADQALGLVFVAEGDEVTLVTQGGWAKRLSVKEVSSGVRAKVGTPSFTFSSKTDQLVSLAVYQPGIELVGVTNTERYLPIRELPLAKRTNPGQQVFSLTREETLTGVIAYTEP; this is translated from the coding sequence ATGCCCACACCCACCCCGCACGGTCAGATTGTGTCCACCTCCCTCCAGAGCGAGATGCAGCGCTCCTATCTGGAGTACGCGATGAGCGTCATCGTGGGACGGGCCTTACCGGATGTCCGCGACGGGCTCAAGCCTGTCCACCGCCGGATCCTGTTTGCGATGCACGAACTGGGACTTGCGCCAGACCGCCCCTTCCGCAAGTGTGCTCGGGTCGTCGGGGATGTCTTGGGTAAATATCATCCCCACGGCGATACAGCAGTCTATGACGCCCTGGTGCGTCTGGCTCAGGATTTTTCCTCCCGCTACCCGCTCATTGAGGGCCACGGCAATTTCGGCTCCCTGGACAACGACCCCCCGGCAGCGATGCGTTACACCGAGAGCCGCCTTTCTCCTATTGCTGCTGAGGCGCTACTTTTGGATGTGGGGGAGCCTATTGTCAGTTTCCAGAGCAACTTTGACGATTCGGGCCAAGAACCAAGCATTTTGCCCGCCCGTTTGCCTTTTTTGTTGCTCAACGGGGCCAATGGTATCGCAGTCGGCATGGCGACCAACATCCCGCCCCACAATTTGGGCGAAGTGGTGGATGGGCTCGTCGCCCTGATTGACCAGCCTGAGAGTTCCCTCGAACAACTCATGGCCCATATCCCTGGCCCCGACTTCCCGACCGGGGGCGAAATTGTGGGCACAGACGCCATTCTGGATGCCTACCGCACCGGGCGCGGGACAATCACCGTACGCGGGCTGATGGAGCTGGAGACCCTGCGGGAACGGGCACGCTCCAAGCAGGCGCTGGTCATTCGCTCCTTGCCCTATCAGGTCAGTATCGAGGCGCTGACCGTCAAAATCGCCGATTTGGTAAACGACGAGCGCATCACAGGCATCAGCGATCTACGCAACGAATCCAACCGCTCCGGGGTCAGGATTGTCCTCGAACTCAAACGCGACGCCAACCTGGAGCAGATCCGCACCCAACTCTACCGCCTGACCCCGCTTCAGGAGAATTTCGGCATCATTCAGTTGGCTTTGGTCAACGGTAAGCCGCAATTGCTGGGCCTCAAAGAATTGCTCCAGCACTTCCTAGACTTTCGCCTAGAGACCCTGACACGCCGCCTCAGCCATGACTTGGAGCAAGCCGAACAAAAAGTCCATCTCCTCGAAGGGCTGCAAATCGTGATGGGGGAGCTGCCCCGAGTGGTACAACTGCTCCTGGAGGCGGAGGATAGCCCCCGCGCCTTGGTGGCACTCCAGGAGCAATTCCAACTCTCTCCTGCCCAAGCTGAAAACGTCCTCCAGATGCCCCTGAGGCGTCTGACCCGCTATGACCGCCGCCATATTGAGGAGGAACTCCAGCGCTGGCAAAAACAGGTCCGTGACCTGACCACGCTGCTCAGCGACCGTAAAAAGCTCCTCAACTTCCTCAAAAAAGAACTCCTCCAACTCAAGAAAAAGTTTGCAGACGAGCGGCGTACCCTCTTGACCCAGGCTCAGGTCACCTTGCCCAAGGAGGCAGACCTGATTGTAGACAGCCCCTGCCTAATCCAGTACAGCCGTAGCGGTTATATCCGCCGCTTTGCCCTACCCACGCGCAGCAAAACCCGCACCGAGGATACGCTCCAGGTCCACCGGGGGCGTACGTTCTCCGAATTGGTCGTCCTCACCACCACAGGTCGTGCCTACCGCCTCAAGTTTCACGCCATTCCCGAAAATAAGAGCAAAGGAGCCTTGCTCGCTAACCTGCTCAACACCCAAGACCCCATCCTCATGACCCTGGGGCTCGACAGCTATGAGGACCAACAGCTCGTCTTGCTCACTGCTCAGGGAAACGTGAAGAAAATTCCCCTCAACGAACTTGCCAATCTCACGACACGCGGTCTGACCATCATGCGCCTGAACAATGAGGACCGCTTGGTGGATTGTGTCCAGGCGGTTCCAGGGAAGCAGATTTTGATTGCTACGCGCAGTGGGCGGCTGGTCCGGTTTCCCTACGACAATATGCAGATCCCCCAGAAGGGGCTGACCAGTGGGGGTGTGCTGGGTGTCCAACTGGGGAAGGCGGATCAGGCGCTTGGGCTGGTTTTTGTCGCGGAAGGGGACGAAGTCACGCTGGTGACCCAGGGGGGGTGGGCTAAGCGTCTGTCGGTCAAAGAAGTATCCTCTGGGGTACGCGCCAAAGTGGGAACGCCCAGCTTTACGTTCAGCTCCAAAACGGACCAACTGGTGAGCCTCGCTGTGTATCAACCGGGGATAGAACTGGTCGGGGTCACGAATACCGAACGTTATCTTCCTATTCGTGAACTGCCCTTGGCGAAACGGACTAATCCTGGTCAGCAAGTCTTTTCGCTCACGCGGGAGGAGACCCTGACCGGGGTCATTGCCTACACTGAGCCGTGA
- a CDS encoding MOSC domain-containing protein yields the protein MPTVTQILVYPIKSLDPVRVAQSEILSGGTLAHDREYAIRDEQGRLINGKCDARVHQLRAQFELAQELVHLEGAGHRETFHLTQEREALEAWLSSYFGRSVHLEQDRVTGFPDDLNAWGPTIISTATLEATAHWFPGLTAHDLRLRLRANIEVGDVPGFWEDSLFGETDYALPFLVGAVHFEGVNPCSRCIVPTRDPLTGEPYPDFQRHFVAQRKANLPSWTPPERFNHFYKLSTNTRIPRTEAGKTIHVGDLIRML from the coding sequence ATGCCGACGGTCACCCAAATCCTGGTCTACCCCATCAAGTCCTTGGATCCGGTGCGCGTTGCTCAATCCGAGATTCTTAGTGGGGGGACGCTGGCCCATGACCGGGAATACGCCATCCGCGATGAGCAAGGGCGTCTCATCAACGGCAAATGCGATGCCAGAGTACACCAACTGCGAGCCCAATTTGAGCTAGCGCAAGAACTGGTACATCTGGAAGGAGCAGGCCATCGAGAAACCTTTCACCTCACCCAGGAACGAGAAGCCCTAGAAGCGTGGCTGAGTAGCTATTTTGGGAGGTCGGTGCACCTGGAGCAAGACCGGGTGACCGGCTTCCCCGACGACCTCAATGCCTGGGGACCGACCATCATCAGCACCGCCACCCTTGAAGCCACCGCCCACTGGTTCCCTGGTCTGACGGCGCATGACCTACGCCTGCGCCTGCGCGCCAATATCGAAGTCGGCGATGTGCCGGGGTTTTGGGAAGATAGCCTGTTCGGTGAAACGGACTACGCTTTGCCCTTTCTGGTGGGAGCGGTGCACTTTGAGGGCGTCAATCCCTGCTCCCGCTGTATTGTCCCGACCCGCGACCCCCTGACGGGTGAACCTTACCCCGACTTTCAGCGGCACTTTGTAGCCCAACGTAAAGCCAATCTCCCCTCGTGGACGCCACCCGAACGTTTTAACCACTTCTATAAACTCAGCACCAATACCCGCATCCCCCGCACCGAAGCAGGAAAAACGATCCACGTAGGCGACCTGATCAGGATGCTTTAG
- a CDS encoding pyridoxamine 5'-phosphate oxidase family protein: protein MSKFYSELSPDLLRFIGEQKIFFTATAPAQGRVNLSPKGMDTLRCLDSKTVAYLDLTGSGNETAAHLLENSRMTMMFCSFSEEPLILRLYGQGQVIRPQHPDWAMLYPHFTPTPGERQVIVLKIQTVQTSCGYAVPVLEFKEERDQLKKWAQRKGVQGIAEYWRVKNRKSIDGLPTGIGG from the coding sequence ATGTCCAAGTTTTATTCCGAGTTGTCCCCAGACCTGCTGAGATTTATTGGGGAACAAAAAATTTTTTTTACTGCGACTGCGCCCGCCCAAGGCCGCGTCAATCTTTCACCTAAGGGCATGGATACCCTACGTTGTCTGGATTCTAAGACCGTAGCCTATCTGGACCTGACGGGTAGTGGCAATGAGACGGCTGCCCATCTGCTAGAAAATAGTCGGATGACCATGATGTTTTGCAGCTTTAGCGAGGAACCCCTTATCCTCCGGCTCTACGGACAGGGACAGGTCATCCGCCCCCAGCATCCTGATTGGGCGATGCTTTACCCGCACTTCACACCCACTCCTGGCGAACGGCAGGTGATAGTCCTCAAGATCCAGACCGTCCAGACCTCCTGCGGTTACGCGGTGCCCGTGCTGGAATTTAAGGAGGAGCGCGACCAGCTCAAGAAATGGGCTCAACGCAAAGGGGTACAAGGCATCGCCGAGTATTGGCGGGTCAAAAATCGCAAGAGTATTGACGGGCTGCCCACGGGGATAGGCGGCTAG
- a CDS encoding YkgJ family cysteine cluster protein produces the protein MATWHCLKNCGACCYLAPEERPYLNEYLSPALLSQYMALVGDDGWCKNFDKATRTCLIYAERPLFCRVTPEVIRDLYHEDPADLDAWAIHCCTEHILSNPDLTDDEVEVLVAQFEET, from the coding sequence TTGGCTACTTGGCACTGTCTCAAAAATTGTGGGGCCTGCTGTTACCTCGCGCCTGAGGAACGCCCCTACCTCAATGAATACTTGTCCCCCGCTCTACTGAGCCAATACATGGCTTTAGTTGGGGATGACGGGTGGTGTAAAAATTTTGACAAAGCGACCCGCACCTGCCTCATCTACGCAGAACGACCGCTTTTTTGCCGCGTGACTCCTGAAGTCATACGCGACCTCTACCACGAAGACCCGGCGGATCTTGATGCTTGGGCGATCCATTGCTGCACAGAACACATTCTCAGCAACCCCGATCTGACCGATGACGAGGTAGAAGTACTCGTAGCGCAGTTTGAGGAAACCTAG
- a CDS encoding DUF2973 domain-containing protein — protein sequence MLFTFAYFAAFTLIAYLAFSGMFRSLRSLNRIQPKQPQAKVVPHPELLDRDGRPISEPLLVVNFVEPPDEVRRRLEEIYNKSQDAPER from the coding sequence ATGCTCTTTACGTTCGCCTACTTTGCTGCTTTTACCCTCATTGCTTACCTGGCGTTCTCGGGTATGTTTCGGTCCCTGCGCAGCCTGAACCGCATCCAGCCGAAGCAGCCTCAGGCGAAAGTCGTTCCGCACCCCGAATTGCTGGACCGGGACGGACGTCCCATTTCGGAGCCTCTGCTCGTCGTCAATTTTGTCGAGCCGCCCGATGAAGTGCGCCGCCGCCTTGAGGAGATCTATAACAAATCTCAGGATGCTCCTGAGCGCTAA
- a CDS encoding aminotransferase family protein, translated as MNTTPHLQELDCTYLLHPFTNHQDMHREGTHIIRSGSGCFVIDEQGKTLLDGMAGLWCVNVGYGRKELVEAVYQQMLELPYYCSFLNSTTEPTILLAQRLAGLAPARLNHTMFNSSGSESNETALKIIRGYYHLTGRPEKTKILTRRFSYHGVTLATTSMTGLVGNTAPFGLPLAGYIHVPGPHAYGVDSDLDPVAFGQWCLEETARIIEMEDPRTIAAFFVEPIQGAGGVIVPPEGYLKSLRELCRQYDILFVADEVITGFGRVGDWFASNLWELDPDLLTMAKGLTSGYLPLGATMVSDEIAEVLEQGTLFAHGYTYSGHPTPCACALANLDLMSAENLIPRVRTDIGPYFQAKLLRYKDHPAVGEVRGGYGLIGALDLLPKGGKAALDPKAPLGAKAARLLREEGLIVRGIRDAIAFSPPLIITMAEVDQLFAAVDRMLERLLPAS; from the coding sequence ATGAATACAACCCCACACCTGCAAGAACTCGACTGTACCTATCTGCTCCACCCCTTCACCAACCACCAGGACATGCACCGGGAGGGCACCCACATCATCCGCTCCGGCTCCGGGTGCTTTGTCATCGATGAGCAGGGCAAAACGCTCCTAGATGGCATGGCTGGACTCTGGTGCGTCAATGTCGGCTATGGCCGCAAAGAATTGGTCGAAGCGGTCTATCAACAGATGCTTGAGCTTCCCTACTACTGCTCGTTTCTCAATAGCACCACCGAGCCCACGATCCTTTTGGCCCAACGGCTGGCCGGACTCGCGCCCGCCCGCCTCAACCACACGATGTTCAACAGTTCGGGCTCAGAGTCCAACGAAACCGCCCTCAAAATCATTCGTGGCTACTACCATCTCACGGGGCGTCCCGAGAAAACCAAGATTCTCACGCGCCGCTTCTCCTATCACGGGGTGACCCTGGCGACGACGAGCATGACTGGACTTGTGGGCAATACCGCGCCTTTTGGTCTACCCCTAGCCGGTTATATCCATGTCCCTGGTCCTCATGCCTACGGTGTTGATTCAGACTTAGACCCGGTTGCTTTTGGGCAATGGTGCCTGGAAGAGACCGCCCGCATTATTGAAATGGAAGACCCGCGCACCATTGCCGCCTTTTTTGTAGAGCCGATTCAGGGAGCGGGGGGTGTGATCGTGCCGCCAGAGGGTTATCTGAAAAGCTTGCGGGAACTGTGCCGTCAGTACGACATTCTTTTTGTCGCCGATGAGGTCATCACGGGCTTTGGACGGGTGGGGGATTGGTTCGCAAGCAATCTTTGGGAATTAGACCCGGACCTCTTGACCATGGCGAAAGGGCTAACGAGCGGCTATCTACCCCTCGGAGCTACCATGGTCAGCGATGAGATTGCTGAAGTTCTTGAACAGGGCACACTCTTCGCCCATGGCTACACCTATAGCGGTCACCCCACGCCCTGTGCCTGTGCCCTAGCTAATCTAGACCTGATGTCCGCCGAAAATCTGATCCCCCGCGTCCGCACCGATATTGGCCCTTATTTTCAAGCGAAGTTACTGCGCTATAAAGATCATCCGGCGGTGGGTGAAGTGCGCGGTGGGTATGGCTTAATCGGAGCCTTGGATCTCCTGCCCAAGGGAGGAAAAGCAGCCCTTGACCCCAAAGCACCCTTGGGAGCCAAAGCTGCCCGATTGTTGCGTGAAGAGGGTTTGATAGTGCGGGGAATCCGTGACGCCATTGCCTTCTCCCCTCCGCTCATCATCACGATGGCTGAAGTTGACCAGCTTTTTGCTGCAGTAGACCGGATGTTAGAGCGTCTCCTCCCGGCCTCATAG
- a CDS encoding ArnT family glycosyltransferase: MVIIQTERGAIHPILASIALLLLSGLLLLVHGGGQSLMGADEGYYAQMAREIYQSGQWLVPTFLGVPFFEKPPLLQWLMALSFHFGGVSDQSARLPSWVAGLLTVQLTYWLGRSWINGRVAFWGALILMEMYLWLGNGRVGGQDMVLTALELVGLWCLVLAGWRGLRGMALGWGLAVGLGLLLKSSMILLAVVAVLPYLWTQNRRHQLLQNPYLYAGLGLGLSGFGLWYWAAYQQYGEAVYTGLVGKVLNLGAHEFHPAGPFYYFWNLPVNTFPWTFFALAGLVVLVQTNGLYRYLALWSYPLVFFTLLQIYTTKTPYYLLQITPFIALLAALYLDHLMQPAMLKRSVAALRVVSLLLAVLAVLLLGAVVALTIAPQMLPEGLVYRPLALALGVLWLLPLLVLNWRRWLSQWQNLWVTFLLAGPWVALLLAVLVTNLGDYSPQFKAFTQTQWPGSASGPVDMVYEGNPERVSQMIALAFYTPQPGTDLRSGDILSGKGNSIWWLAPETRQALEAQKFPFQTIAEVNGWTLAQKSASIQPSRPPVMPTGAAPVIPAPPTQGPAGSAVPPAVQPKAS, encoded by the coding sequence ATGGTTATCATACAGACCGAGCGGGGAGCTATCCACCCCATCCTGGCAAGCATAGCCTTGCTGCTGTTGAGTGGGCTACTGCTCCTGGTTCATGGGGGAGGGCAGAGTCTGATGGGGGCGGATGAGGGCTATTACGCCCAGATGGCCCGCGAGATCTACCAGTCAGGACAGTGGCTGGTTCCCACGTTCCTGGGGGTTCCCTTCTTTGAGAAGCCGCCGCTCCTCCAATGGTTGATGGCCTTGAGCTTCCACTTCGGCGGCGTCAGCGACCAGAGTGCACGGCTACCCAGTTGGGTGGCAGGTCTGCTGACGGTACAGTTGACCTACTGGCTAGGGCGCTCCTGGATCAATGGGCGGGTAGCTTTTTGGGGGGCGCTCATCCTCATGGAGATGTATCTATGGCTGGGCAATGGCCGGGTCGGGGGCCAGGATATGGTCCTGACAGCGCTAGAGTTGGTGGGTCTGTGGTGTCTGGTGCTGGCTGGGTGGCGCGGCTTGCGCGGTATGGCTCTGGGCTGGGGACTGGCTGTGGGGCTGGGTCTCTTGCTCAAAAGCTCGATGATCTTGCTTGCGGTCGTGGCGGTATTGCCCTATCTCTGGACCCAGAATCGCCGTCATCAACTCCTCCAGAATCCCTATCTTTACGCGGGATTAGGGCTGGGGCTGTCCGGGTTTGGGCTGTGGTATTGGGCGGCTTACCAGCAGTACGGAGAGGCTGTCTATACCGGGCTGGTGGGTAAGGTTTTGAATCTAGGGGCGCATGAGTTTCATCCGGCAGGGCCGTTTTATTATTTTTGGAATCTCCCAGTCAACACGTTCCCCTGGACTTTCTTTGCCCTAGCGGGTCTCGTGGTCCTCGTGCAGACCAACGGTCTGTACCGCTATCTGGCCTTGTGGAGCTATCCGCTGGTCTTCTTCACGCTCCTGCAAATCTACACCACCAAGACGCCCTACTACCTCTTGCAGATCACGCCTTTTATTGCGCTGTTGGCGGCGCTGTACCTAGACCACCTCATGCAGCCTGCGATGCTCAAGCGTTCTGTGGCAGCCCTCCGGGTTGTCTCACTCCTGTTGGCAGTTTTAGCGGTCCTGCTCCTAGGGGCGGTCGTGGCGCTCACCATCGCGCCCCAAATGCTCCCAGAGGGCCTCGTCTATCGGCCCTTGGCTCTGGCCCTCGGGGTGCTGTGGCTGTTGCCCCTGTTGGTCCTAAACTGGCGGCGTTGGCTCTCGCAGTGGCAAAACCTGTGGGTCACCTTTTTGCTGGCTGGTCCTTGGGTGGCCCTCCTGCTAGCGGTCCTGGTCACCAATCTTGGTGACTACAGCCCACAGTTTAAGGCATTTACCCAGACTCAATGGCCTGGAAGTGCCTCCGGTCCTGTGGATATGGTCTACGAGGGCAACCCGGAGCGTGTCTCGCAGATGATTGCCCTGGCTTTTTACACCCCCCAACCGGGAACAGACCTGCGCTCTGGAGATATTCTGTCCGGTAAAGGCAATAGTATCTGGTGGCTCGCCCCGGAAACCCGTCAGGCTCTGGAGGCACAAAAATTCCCGTTCCAGACGATAGCAGAAGTGAATGGCTGGACGCTGGCCCAAAAATCAGCTTCTATCCAGCCATCCCGTCCTCCGGTAATGCCGACCGGTGCTGCTCCGGTGATTCCCGCTCCACCGACTCAGGGTCCGGCGGGTTCAGCCGTGCCTCCTGCCGTTCAGCCTAAAGCATCCTGA
- a CDS encoding gamma-aminobutyraldehyde dehydrogenase: MNHQLWIDNQWVESSGGGVMLLENPATGEPLAEVADGSSTDVDRAVVAAKTAFEDGRWSRKTPAERSLHLWRLADLLAARAEEFARVESENTGKPYAFVSLGADLPFAIDNLRFFAAAARDIHGGRAGEYTAGYTSLLRKEPVGVVGQIAPWNYPLMMAVWKLGPALAAGCTVVLKPAPTTPLTTLMLAELMAEAGIPPGVVNVVTGGNLTGQLLVEHPDVRMVSLTGSTTTGKRVMRTAADTLKRVHLELGGKAPFIVFEDADAATVASKAALAATLNTGQDCTAATRVYVAQSRLAEVTEALVEAMRAVKVGAPFAEGTEMGPLISGVHRERVQGFVKRARDAGAQILVGGGIPGDYPDGYYFEPTVLTNLAQDAEIMQNEVFGPVLTVSAFRDEAEALRLGNDVLHGLAASIWTHDIGRAMRLSSHLEFGTVWINDHLPLTSETPHGGFKQSGFGKDLSVEAVGDYQITKHVMIRTTP, translated from the coding sequence ATGAACCACCAACTTTGGATAGACAATCAATGGGTCGAGAGTAGCGGCGGTGGGGTCATGCTGCTGGAAAATCCAGCTACAGGAGAACCCTTGGCTGAGGTGGCAGACGGCAGCTCCACCGATGTAGACCGGGCAGTAGTGGCAGCCAAGACCGCCTTTGAAGATGGGCGTTGGTCGCGAAAAACTCCGGCGGAGCGGTCCTTGCACCTCTGGCGCTTGGCTGACCTACTTGCAGCGCGGGCTGAGGAATTTGCCCGCGTCGAGTCGGAGAATACCGGCAAACCCTACGCCTTTGTGAGTCTGGGAGCAGATCTACCCTTCGCCATCGACAACCTGCGTTTCTTCGCTGCCGCTGCCCGAGATATTCATGGCGGGCGGGCAGGGGAATATACTGCGGGCTACACTTCTCTTTTGCGCAAAGAACCCGTCGGCGTGGTCGGTCAGATTGCCCCCTGGAACTATCCCTTGATGATGGCTGTGTGGAAGTTGGGTCCCGCTTTAGCCGCAGGCTGCACTGTTGTCCTCAAACCCGCCCCCACCACCCCGCTCACCACCTTGATGCTCGCAGAACTGATGGCAGAAGCGGGCATTCCCCCCGGCGTGGTCAATGTCGTCACAGGCGGGAACCTGACCGGTCAATTGCTGGTAGAACATCCCGATGTGCGCATGGTCAGCCTCACCGGCTCCACCACCACCGGCAAACGGGTCATGCGCACTGCCGCTGACACGCTCAAGCGGGTTCATCTGGAATTGGGTGGGAAAGCGCCCTTCATCGTTTTTGAAGACGCTGATGCCGCTACTGTCGCAAGCAAAGCCGCCCTCGCCGCCACTTTAAACACGGGGCAGGACTGTACCGCCGCCACCCGCGTCTACGTTGCCCAATCCCGCCTCGCTGAGGTCACCGAAGCCTTGGTCGAAGCGATGCGGGCGGTCAAAGTCGGGGCTCCTTTTGCTGAAGGGACCGAGATGGGTCCGTTGATTTCAGGGGTACACCGGGAACGGGTCCAGGGCTTTGTGAAGCGAGCGCGAGATGCTGGAGCCCAGATCTTAGTTGGCGGTGGGATTCCAGGCGACTATCCCGACGGCTACTACTTTGAACCCACCGTCCTCACGAACCTGGCGCAGGATGCCGAAATCATGCAAAACGAAGTGTTTGGCCCGGTACTCACGGTCAGTGCGTTTCGCGATGAAGCAGAGGCGCTCCGTCTGGGGAATGATGTGCTCCACGGACTCGCCGCCTCAATCTGGACCCATGACATCGGACGGGCGATGCGCCTCAGCAGTCACTTGGAATTTGGCACCGTCTGGATCAACGACCACCTACCCCTGACCTCAGAAACCCCCCACGGCGGCTTTAAGCAGTCGGGCTTCGGCAAAGACCTCTCCGTCGAAGCAGTAGGGGACTATCAGATTACTAAACACGTCATGATCCGCACCACTCCCTAA